A genomic window from Xyrauchen texanus isolate HMW12.3.18 chromosome 15, RBS_HiC_50CHRs, whole genome shotgun sequence includes:
- the LOC127655611 gene encoding general transcription factor II-I repeat domain-containing protein 2, with the protein MSVGTMKPNIRATHRTIGAERTQKVKQMAASLQAQQQFFFRANKIQENATTASYEVAKLIAQHGKPFSDGGFIKQCLIKVTEIMCPEKVQDFNNVSLSRNTVVRRIEDLSANVKLQLRAKADDNFCCTEELLDMMSLKGTTTGRDIFEAVSEAVEKMGLKWDKLCGVTTDGAPAMTGDRKGMASMVCAKVKESGGEAFRMHCIIHQEALCAKTVQMGDVMNTVVKTVNIIRARGLYHREFQAFLSDVDAEYGDVLYHSEVRWLSRGYVLQRFYSLRSEIDQFMKEKGRPLHELSDPLWLADLAFLVDLTHHLNTLNKNLQGKEQLVPHLYAHMKAFREKLRLFETQLRSFNVAHFPALSEIKSAFPNADLSAKKEKYVSGIASLVTKFNQRFQDFSVIEKQIKLFSTPFLVDAEEVEESLQLELIEMQCDDSLKSQHQLLSLLDFYQSLDSAKFPLMRRQAKRMMSLFGSRYICELQCYDHLCHLQACRSSARAVQFQLLT; encoded by the exons ATGTCCGTCGGCACTATGAAACCAAACATCAGAGCTACACATCGTACAATCGGTGCCGAACGAACACAGAAAGTCAAGCAAATGGCAGCTAGTCTGCAAGCtcaacaacagtttttttttcgtGCTAACAAAATACAGGAAAACGCCACAACAGCAAGCTATGAAGTCGCTAAACTTATTGCCCAGCACGGCAAACCGTTCTCAGACGGTGGTTTCATAAAGCAGTGCCTCATCAAAGTCACAGAAATAATGTGCCCGGAGAAAGTGCAGGATTTCAACAACGTGAGCTTATCCAGAAATACAGTGGTGCGGAGAATCGAGGACTTGTCAGCTAACGTGAAACTTCAGCTGAGAGCCAAAGCTG ATGATAATTTTTGCTGTACGGAGGAGCTGCTTGATATGATGAGCCTAAAAGGCACAACGACGGGTAGAGATATTTTTGAAGCTGTGTCAGAGGCAGTTGAAAAGATGGGGCTTAAATGGGACAAGCTCTGTGGAGTAACAACGGATGGAGCTCCGGCCATGACAGGTGATCGCAAAGGAATGGCATCGATGGTGTGCGCCAAGGTAAAAGAGAGCGGAGGTGAGGCTTTTAGGATGCACTGTATAATCCACCAAGAAGCACTATGTGCCAAGACTGTCCAGATGGGCGATGTGATGAACACTGTTGTAAAAACTGTCAACATAATTCGAGCTAGAGGACTGTACCACAGAGAATTTCAAGCTTTCCTTTCTGATGTGGATGCTGAATACGGGGATGTACTCTACCACTCTGAGGTGCGCTGGCTGAGCCGCGGCTATGTGCTGCAGCGCTTTTATTCGCTGAGATCAGAAATCGATCAGTTTATGAAAGAGAAGGGCCGACCTCTTCATGAACTGAGTGACCCTCTGTGGCTGGCCGACCTGGCATTTTTAGTTGATCTTACTCATCATCTGAATACACTGAACAAGAACCTACAAGGCAAAGAACAGCTGGTGCCACACCTGTATGCGCACATGAAAGCCTTCCGTGAAAAGCTCCGCCTGTTTGAGACACAACTACGAAGCTTTAATGTTGCACACTTCCCTGCACTGTCTGAAATCAAGTCTGCTTTTCCAAATGCCGACCTTTCTGCTAAAAAGGAGAAATATGTGTCTGGGATTGCATCTCTCGTGACCAAATTCAACCAGCGTTTCCAAGATTTTTCTGTCATTGAAAAACAAATCAAGCTGTTCTCGACCCCCTTCCTGGTGGATGCAGAAGAAGTGGAAGAGAGTCTGCAGTTAGAACTGATTGAAATGCAATGCGATGATTCTCTGAAGAGTCAACATCAGCTTCTCTCCCTCCTTGACTTCTATCAGAGTTTGGATAGTGCCAAGTTTCCTCTGATGAGACGCCAGGCAAAAAGAATGATGAGCCTGTTCGGCTCAAGATACATAT GTGAGTTACAATGTTACGACCACCTGTGCCACCTGCAGGCCTGTCGTTCCAGTGCACGGGCAGTGCAGTTCCAGTTATTAACCTGA